Genomic segment of Gopherus flavomarginatus isolate rGopFla2 chromosome 2, rGopFla2.mat.asm, whole genome shotgun sequence:
GGCTCTGCGGGCCGACAGCCTGGCCAGGCTGCTGCTcaactccctgctgctggaggcgAGAGCCAGACCCACCCTCATCTACCTGCTCCGAGGTAAAGGCACCTTCCCCTAGGGAGTCGCCTGTGGGGACCCAGCACCTCCCCCAAGAgagcattcccccccccccgggacgaTCCCTCCTCCAGGACAGCATCACCCCAAgggcgaccccccccccccggacaacatccctccccccaccggAAGAACACCACCCACCAGGAAAGCACCCTCACCAACACCCCCCTCCAGAACACTGAatgcacccacacacacacaccaggagaGCACCCCCACTAACTCTGGGAGAACACCCCGCATCAGGAGAgcacacacactctcaggctcacATACACACTCACTTCTATACAGTATCAGTACCACCACTTCACACACATAAGAAATGTCACACAAACACAATCTCACACACGTGCACAGCATGAAACACTAACTAGCACCTTGCAAACTTACAGGCACTCACAAACTCTGGCACACAGCACCAACTTCcactcatgcacacacatacaaccAGAaatcttctctgtctctctctcacacatacgtTCAAATACACAAATTCAGAACCACACCTGCAGCCCGTCACACACACTGAGCAGCTCACACTACTCCTTAGTGCTAGAAAAGTACACACAGAAGGGCTAAAGCAGATATGGTTAGTACatggctcctgccccagcttgAGAGGCCCTGGAGAGAGGCCTGGGCCCCCCTTCTCCCAGCGGGTTGAGATTACAAGCTGCAGTagcaaaccccattttaaaatgcattttcagcACACAAATGCTGGCCCACTCCCTGGGGACATCTGCACAAGACCTTTCTGCCTGTTATTCCCAACAGCGTCAGTGCTTGGTTAGCTAACCCCGGCACACCTGTCCCTGCGCATGTGCTGAGCGGCGATGCTCTACCTGCTGCTGATATTAACTTGATATGTTCTTTGCAGGGGGGTTTGATGGTTTCCAAGCCCGCTTTCCAGAACTGTGCTCTGAGCCACCGCCTCCTCCTGCCTCCTTGCCAGCCCTGATAGACTCGAAAGACGACAGTAACACCAGGACCATCACTCCTTTCTACGATCAGGTAAGTTTTCCTGACTTCATCAGCAATGCAACAAACTTGGGCTGGAAGGCTGCTCTTGACCCTGCCCCCCATTCCAAATGTAGACACCCCAGAGCCTattacagggcctgattctgatagtCTTACTCATCCTGAATGGTCTCTTCAATGCTGAGGAGCCCGCTGACGTCAGTATTCATGGGCGAAGGTGTTACTCAGCTGGAGTAAGGGGATCAAAATTGGGTACCTCAATGATTAGTCATTAATTTTGTCTGAAGGCCAGTCCTTGATCCCATTTCAGAAAATGGCAGTTTTGCCAAAACCTCCAACAGCATCAGGATCTGTTCTTGAGCAAATATCTGGCCAAACATCTGTCAGCAGGATTTGTGGGGCTCACAGATTAAATTAATCATTAGCTGATCTGGGTTTTCAGCCAAGGTCAAGTGCAGGGTCTATTGTCAGTTCACTCCCAGAAAAGTCATCAGTCTAGGCACTAATCTAATCTATCCATCTGTCTAATCTCCTGATATCGTTGCTGGAGTAGCACTCCAATCCAGCAGAGATGAGGGGCATAGGGGTACATAGACAGATGCAGCTCCACATGATTGCAGGGCGAACTGGGTGCATGTCTCCAGGGGAGTGTAAAGCTGTGAAATCAACCCAGAGGAAGAAGGTCTCACATTGTCTTTATTCTTCTTGTTTCTAGGGTGGCCCTGTGGAGATCTTGCCATTCCTTTACTTGGGCAGCTGCTACCACTCCTCCAACAAGCAGGTGCTGGAGTCCTTGGGCATCACGGCCGTGCTCAACGTTTCCGCCAGCTGCCCCAACCATTTTGAAGGGCAGTTTCGTTACAAGAGCATCCCTGTGGAAGACAACCACATGGCTGAGATCAGCATCTGGTTCCAGGAGGCCATTGGCTTTATTGGTAAGCACGAGATTAGTCATTAGGACAGCCATTCCCCCTTGCAGCCCTACTGACGCCCCAGTATAGAGGCTTTCACATAGGGCTCAGATAAGGCTCATTGAAAGGAgcaggagcctttccattgacttcagtgaggtttggAATAGGCCTATAGTCTCTGGGCATGGCGCACTATTAAACCCCTGCAGCCCTTGCTCCAGTGGGAGAACTTTTGTGTGTCAGGATCCGGTCCAGCCAGGTGGCACAGTTCCAGCCCTGGCAGTCTCATTCCTGGCCTCATGTCCTGCCCTAGGGCCAATACCCCAGGGAAAGCAATGGCTCTTAGCCAATGCCTTGAAGCCAAACAGGCCAGggcctgattcccctctcacAGCCACTGGAGCAAATCAGGAGTAATCCCAATGACAGTggggttacactggtgtaagtgagagcagaatcaggcccacgaGCTCTGCGGGATCAGTGCACAGCAAGGAGGAGAAGAGTGAGTTTAGGAGCCAAGAGATCTACACTGAGCCCATCCTGCCCTGGACTTCAGCTACTTACATCTAGGAACTCTTGGCCCAACCATCTCCAATGAGCCACCCTGTGGGGCAGGCTGCATGGAGCATTTGGCCCCTGGCTGTGAGGAAGGGGGATCTCCAGAGACACTAGTGGGAGAGTCTGGGTTTAAAGGGCAAGGCCCGGAGGGTTTATTGGAGGGTTCTGAGGGAAAGGGAGGTGCAGTGCCTCAGGACAGGATGTTCTCAGCCCTGGGGTCCTGCTAGAACACTCAATGACCCTCTCTGCTTGCTCCCGTAGATTCCGTGAAGAGCAGCGGTGGGCGAGTGCTAGTCCACTGCCAGGCTGGCATCTCCCGCTCGGCCACCATCTGCCTGGCCTACCTGATCCAGACCCAACGAGTGCGCCTGGAGGAAGCCTTCGACTTCGTCAAGCAGCGCCGCGGGGTCATCTCGCCCAATTTTGGCTTCATGGGACAGCTTCTGCAGTTCGAGACAGAGGTGCTGTGCCATTAGCTGCTGTCTAGCGGGCACCTTCCGCCCTCCGGAGCGGCCAAGGACATAGACTCACAGTGTGTTTCCGTTTACAGCCCCAAGGGGGTGCTCTACCCAAACAATATCCCTCATGTATATTGCACTAAGATGTCAGAGGACACCCCTCTGCAACCTGTACAGACACCTCAGCCTCTCCGGGTTAAAGTCCCCATCCCTGTATGAATGCGTTGGACCCTTGAATGCGAAAAAAAGAAGTGAAGATGGGCAAGATGAGAAAAAAGGAGTGAAACTCTGCTTTTCCAGATGCACTGAGAGCAGCCAGGCGGCCTTGTTCCTCACACTGGGGCCATTTGAAGGTTATGTCCACTTTGCCAaccctcccagcctctccccaatCCCGGTCTTAAAAGAACATGATTGATTTGTCCCTCTTGCTTTCCAGTGTGAAATCATGGCAGGTAGTTTCAGAACAAGGCCATTTACCCTGTAAATTAGGACCGAGTGCTTTGCTGTTTTTCAATGGGGCCCAATTCTGTTCCCATCGAGCAGGATCAGGGCTCATGTCAGGTAATTCAGTATGTTGCCTGATCTTTTTATCCACAACTTTGCCCCCTTTCTGCTCCAGGGGACAGTAGGAAAGACGACAGTCCAAATTTTCTACTGGGAAAAACTCCACTCAGGAACCCACAGAGAATTTGGTTCCTTTGCTACCATACCAGCAAAAATGAATTGCACAGTTTCTCCTTTGATTTCTCTCCATCTAGAACCCTGTCTGAACCGTGCCACAGAGTTTAATGGCTGATGCAGTGGGACTGGATTGATGTAAGAAAGCAGAGTTTGGGCTGtagtgataaaaaaaaaaagagtttaaacGTTTTCTTGGCCAGAGATCTTTCCTTGATCAAGTCAGCCTCATTGACACGAAAAATCTACTTTGGTCCAGAGTGACAAATATACTGAATGCTTCTGACTGGATTATATGAACGGTGGATTGTTATTGtccaccagcccccaccctcacttctgaGAGCCAATAGCCATTCTTCTTTGCACCTGAAAACCTGCTGTAATTCACTCCttgctcatttttaaaatatgctgtGGAAATGGGTTGAGGATACTTGATTGCAAATGATCCAATCCTTCCTCTTGGATAATGTGAGCCTTGCACAGCACCTTCTCTCTGTTGGGGAGAGGGTGGGTGCCCACCTCCCAGCAGAGTTCTCCTCTTTTGAATGCACTGAGGGACTGGATAAAACTTGCCAAGCCAAAGAACCCTCCTGGAGGGCTGACTTCCTCAGCAGAGCTGTCTCTGACGGTGCAGAGCAATACAGTTTCGTGCACTTGCACCGGGAGGCAAACCTCTTGCTTGACTGAAATTAATTTATAGAGCTGTTGGAAATGTTgcactttatatttatataataacCCACCGAGTTGGTTTTAATGATGTTTCAATTAAATGCTGGTTTTTACATTGTTCTCCGAGTCTCTGAGCATCATTCTGCCGAGGCTATGGAGGGTATCACTGAACAAGCATCATGGCCCCGAGGCTGCGTGAGAACAAGCACCTGCCAAGAGCAGGCCCTAAAGGAGCAAGGCCAGATGTGCATTGCCTGTGTTCTAGTGCTTGGGGGAGTGGGTTTCAGGCCACCTTTCTCTCCTGATGGTCTAGGACCAGGCAAGAGCCTCTGTGTAAgatagagcagcctcagggctctCACTGGGTACCTGCGTCTCTGCGGGGAGGCATTCTGGGTAGGGCTGGGTGTCACTGGGTACCCAGGGTTGCTGTGCAGTAGAGGCAGCCTGGGCATGGCTGGGTCTCTGCGCTGGGTGTCACTAGTTACCCAGCATCTCTATCCACACAGGGACCATCTGAGTAGAACTGCTTTTTCTTTGAGTAGTGATGTGTGCTCCACTTCCGGTACACGTGCACCCCTGTGCCTTTGAgcagagatttttggtagccATGCTGGCTTGGCCCACACCTACGCTCCAGTCATCCTCATTCCCCGACccgggcttgccagggctgaccccccagcacctctaggcttggcacttcatagccccagcaccgcTGGGTTTGCCAAATCAGTTGTGAATGTAAAAGAATTGCTTCAGCCCTGGCACCTTCATTCCCCAACCCAAGGATATATAGGACTATGTGGCTGAATGGCCCTCATTCCCGTCTCCCCTTTGGCCTGAGATGGAGTCTGTAGCGTGCCCTGTTCTCTTGAATACGTTAGTGTTGTTAGCTAGCTCGTGAGTTGGATATAGTGGTAAATACTTGATAGTTGTAAATAGTGCCTTTGTTTTTCTCCATTTGCAGGGTCTCTTTGGACTTTTTATATCTGGGATATGCTGTGAGTCCTATGCTTAGATTTCACTaaccaattatcaagtgtaaactcttCCAtgtaacatggagtcacagacagtccccttgggtactctgCTCTGTCTTGCTACCTGGGtgagcctgcctttgtgatagatggtcccttataccaagaatcacagcaatattcaggttactcccagtccaaaaggaccagtcacttaccccagaccAATTGCACTTTGGATCTCAcatcaaagacaatgcttgtagccagtccATGATAAGCTATATACAGATTTATTaataggaaaaggaaaggagagtTATTTACAATGCTA
This window contains:
- the DUSP2 gene encoding dual specificity protein phosphatase 2 isoform X1, translating into MVMEEVQQLESAELARLLREPEEAGRTLVLDCRPFLAFCQAHLLDSRPVRWNGLLRRRSRGRAGVSLDWLVPDRALLGRLRRGELSRLVVLDEASGSVLALRADSLARLLLNSLLLEARARPTLIYLLRGGFDGFQARFPELCSEPPPPPASLPALIDSKDDSNTRTITPFYDQGGPVEILPFLYLGSCYHSSNKQVLESLGITAVLNVSASCPNHFEGQFRYKSIPVEDNHMAEISIWFQEAIGFIDSVKSSGGRVLVHCQAGISRSATICLAYLIQTQRVRLEEAFDFVKQRRGVISPNFGFMGQLLQFETEPQGGALPKQYPSCILH
- the DUSP2 gene encoding dual specificity protein phosphatase 2 isoform X2 → MVMEEVQQLESAELARLLREPEEAGRTLVLDCRPFLAFCQAHLLDSRPVRWNGLLRRRSRGRAGVSLDWLVPDRALLGRLRRGELSRLVVLDEASGSVLALRADSLARLLLNSLLLEARARPTLIYLLRGGFDGFQARFPELCSEPPPPPASLPALIDSKDDSNTRTITPFYDQGGPVEILPFLYLGSCYHSSNKQVLESLGITAVLNVSASCPNHFEGQFRYKSIPVEDNHMAEISIWFQEAIGFIDSVKSSGGRVLVHCQAGISRSATICLAYLIQTQRVRLEEAFDFVKQRRGVISPNFGFMGQLLQFETEVLCH